Below is a genomic region from Miscanthus floridulus cultivar M001 chromosome 1, ASM1932011v1, whole genome shotgun sequence.
AGGCGTCGAATTGGACACAAACGCTTAATCTACTACCTGTTTTTTTTCTCCGCTGTCGTACTTATCTGCTCACTGTTTTTTCTCTATATGTGCATTATATTGTGGCTAGTCGTTCGTGTACTTCGTTGGCTGCTGTGCGCGGAGAAACACTGGAGGAAGCGATGCGAAAGGTCGTGGCAGGTGACAGAAACACTTCGAGGTGAAGCGCTTGGCCATCCGATGTGGAGTTAGCTTAGTATCCCCCTGTAAAATTGTTCCATCAAATTCCCATTCCTTTGATGAAGTACCTGGACCTATCGCTGCCTAGTAATACTGTGTTGCAAGTGGGCTGTGAACACGTTTCTTGGTGGTAAAAATCGCTTCTGATCTCATGCCTATTTTCTGGACAGAGTGAAACTCCGGTGTCTGACACTTATTACAATAATCATGAAAAGTACGGTTCCTGTGGCAGTATGAAGCAAGCTCAACGGACCTCAAAATTGAGCGTTCCCTGGTGACGAAATCATGTCTAAGGAAATGAATGTGACCATACAATAGCCATATGCGTGGGCATCAATCTCCGCCGAATTGCTTTCTAAATGAGCTAATTTATAAATGGTTAACAAAAAATTGTCAAAATAAATGTCTTAAGCCTGATATATTCCTTCAATGGAACATCGGGAACATCTGCTTCTGTGCAGGTCGTGAGATTTTCGGGTTTATTTGTCGCTCACAAGGGGGCTGTAAATAGGGTACCACATTTTCCGAGCGACGTAGTCCACTGCTTCCGACTGCAACACACGAGGAACATATTTTAGACACTGCAGTAGGTTTTATAAGTTTTAGCAATAGGAATGACATTTTTTTTTCCTATGTAGCGCTGTACCTCTGACATGCTCCCAAGCTCCCTAGGACCCACATCGCAACACCCCTCAGCCAGGTCTTCAGCAACAGCAGCACGGACGACTGCAGCGCCAACATGTGCGGTGATGTGCCTAATACTGCAGGGTTTGGCGGGTGTTATTGGACCATCAGTTGAAATGAAAATGGAAGATAGCGCTTGCATGTGGTGTGGTAAGTGGTAACAGCATTCGGTGGATGTTGAATCCAGCGCAGAGCAGAGCTCACCTGGAGACTGAAGGAAAGAGGATTCCTTTCCGAATTTCATCATCTGTGATGTATGATGCCAGGCTGCATTGCAAAATAAATAGATGCTTATCTAATTTTTGTGATCCTCTCCGGAAGAACAGCAAACAGAATGACTCAAGTGGAGACAACTTTAGTGTAGTTGATATTTTATGCCAATGGAAATTCAGCAAAGCAAGATACAGGGGCACCTAATCAGGTGGGCCAACCAAATAATTTTATCAAGCAAAGGCTTACCACTCAGCTGCTGCTTGAAGCATGCCGTCTGAAATATGCCTGGCACCTGAAAGAAGGGCACCTAAACCAATCCTGATTTTTTGAAAAAACTTCTATCAGTAAAACACAAAAGCCAAATActaggaaaggcgaaaggttgtcaTACCCAGGAAATAGATACATGTTGTTTGCTTGATTAGCATAACCGGTTTTACCATTTCCTAAGAAATCAAGACCCCAGCATTAGCCATCATCTACTAGAAAGTATTGCTAGCAAACAATGTAAAAGATAGCAAGGAAGGAATTACCTAAAGAAACATCACTAAAAGGGCTTCCACTAGCAAATATCGCATTCTCACCAACATGTTTGAATACATCATCAGGAGTGCATTCAGCTGTAATGTAATAAAAAGAGAAGATCAAATTAGTGTTTCATCTTTGGGTTCCCCTCTCTCTCTAAAAAAAAAATAGCATTTCACCATAGGGTGTCCTCAAACTATATGTAGGTGTCTGCACAAACCTTTAGTAGTAGGGTTGGACATTGCAAAAACTGCAGGGCGAGGGGAATCGGATTCTTTCATAGCTTTGAGAACCTGGAGATGTATGGATTACCACTCAACTGTAAAAGCATGACCACTTGGAGTATGATTTGACATTTCCAATACAGTCTTATTTACAAAGACAAGGAATGCAGCTTTGATGCTCAACATTCATCAGTATGTACAATTAAGCAATTTAATTAGGACTCTGCTGCATGAGGAAATTTCATAGGGATTTTTTTTTCCCAGTACTTCTCTTAAGTGGTGATGGTGCCCAACAGGCCAACAAGCAACATTACTAAACAAGGCTAGACTAGATTAGGCAAGTACACAACTAGCAACAGCCAACCCACTATTTCTGTTCTGCAGCTCTGGACTGTCAACCAAAGTCCTTGATTGGCCACAATGATTGATAGTGTCCTCACTACTGAGGCCTGAGAAATCTGTCTATATGAGAAAGGTAATACTGACTGTCGTCATCCATGAGATCATTCATGAATCATGTACATGTTCAATCATTCTTATCTATAAGATTAACCAGATCATTTTTAGGATCATATGTTCACCCATAAGGCAGTACTTGATCCAGTCATCCACTGGCATCATAAGAATGCATTCATATGTACCAAAGTTTTTGGTGGTGGGAATATTTTCGAAATTCAGAAAAAAAAGAAACTATGATCCCAGTCCTCGACGAAACTTAAATGGATAAATTAGTGCTAACAAGGAGCACCGACTGAGGACTACTAAATCAGGACTGGTAAGATAGGAGAAAAAGCATTCAAACTTATTGCAAATCCTTAAATAAGTAATTCTTGGATTCTTATGTTTACCTCCTCGTTAAATATGCCCCCAACTCCAGATAGTCCTAAAAGCACATGAGGCTTAACTTTCTTGACCTGACGATTAGTATCAAACTGAATTAGCCCAAACACAGAAGCATTGAAAGTACTATAGTACTATATAATAGTACTGTCTAAGCTGCAACAGCTGAAAATGTGATTGTAGAAATCATATTATCATACCACTTCAACAAGACTAGCCCCCTCAGGGAGATCTGGGACCTCATCAGGACCAAAACCTCTGGCAAAACGTGCCACTGCAGAATCCAGATCCTTCCTAGCTTTCGTAATAAGGCCCTACAAGTACGGCACAACAAGAGCGCATAATTTATCAGCCTTTGCCATTTAGTTTGAACGCGTATAAAGGACATTTGTTTAGTGTAAAAAGCAGGAAAAAATATATTTGAAAGTTGACTTACATCTTTGTCCAGAACCCAGAATTGATTATGCCCTTCCCCGGTTCTGTGGATCCCAGGCATCCTTAACATTGCCTGTTTAGCCATGCTAAGCACACCTATCCCAGCACTGGATTCTAAAGAGGAATTAGAATGTACGAACCACATTTTTGACAATGAACATGCCATATAAAAAAGACTGAGGAAATTCTACAAAAATGTCAAACATATCAGATACCTTCCAGCTCCCACAACAACTATCTTTTGATTCGTAAAATCCTGGAGAGGACGGCCCTGTGCTCTAACAGCACCAAGTAGGCCAGCTAGAGCAACTCCAGCTGTCCCCTATTTTAAATAGGATAAGCCCATCAAACAATAATATATAAAACTGGACGAAAAGAACTTTGCAGAATAAATTACATAGTAATAGTTTGAGAATCAAAATACCTGTACATCATCATTGAACATGCAAAATCGGTTCCGATACCTCTGAAGAGTCTCAAAGGCCCATTTCATTTGGAAGTCTTCGAACTGTGATTTTATCACTTCAGAAAGGGAGCAGTATTTTGAGCGAAAATAGTAGGGGAAGCCCTTAGTGTGGTAAATATTTATTTATACAAGAAAAGCAAAGAAGCAAACAGGTCTCTCTTGAGATAATAAAAGAAGAGTTAAAGGGTAGGCCATGAAGACCCAGTTCTCTCCAGGAGAGATGAAAGCGAGAAAAAGCAGACAGGAAGAACAACTAACAAGTGATCGGAGCCAAGAGGAAAAGAACAATTCTAACTCAGTGAAACGGAGCAATCTTCAACAAGCACGTAGAGGATGGCCTTAAAGCACACATACCTGAACAACTGCTTTAGGCCAACGTGCATGGACAGCCTCCATGAATTCATCTACAACAGCTAAGTATTCTTCTCCTTCCAGCCGAGGTTGCCTCAGTCCTAAATCTAAGTAAAATTAACTGGATAAGGTATGCAGCCATGGATTTATTTACAAGCAAATACCTCTTATTTTTTTCCTAAACAAACAGCATTCAGACTTTTCATTTAATCAAAGAAATGGTTATAAAAACGTTTTAAAAATAATGTCACAACAAAAACATTTCAGGAATGAGGTTTAATGTATCTCACGCACATAGCTTGTCCTCCAGAAGCTTTTGATTATTTGTTCCCACATCAAGCATTATTGGAAGAACCTGCAAGTATAAACATATTCTCAGAGATCAGGAAAATATGAAAAAGGTATGCCATAAAGGGCAGGCTATTGAATATAACTGGTGCCTAGTTTGCTGTGTTCTATAAAGTAAACATAAGTAATTTATATGTAACTGATGTCATGCGAGACAGGTATCAGGATGTTCTATACCTTTTGTGGGTTAATACCAGCAGCTGCAACATAAACATCCAGTTTACCAATAGGTATGCCTATGCCCTGAACACCAAGGTCACCTAAGCCTAGAATGCGACTCCCATCAGTCACAACTATCATGTCAACCTGAAAAAAGTGTTCAACAACTTACATGAAGGCACAGCCAGAATTGGAAGAACTCATGCTGCATATTGACATGTCATTTCCATGGTCTCTAAATATAAACACATTAAGCATAACAAAGTTTAACATGAAAATTAATAGTATGTTTAAATGCAAATTACTGTGTGATTGCCATTATGCATTCGTTGATGACATATTGAAATATATTAGCATGCAGTACAGCTCTAGGAAACCACTAGCATCAATCAAATGTTATGATTCGGTTTCAGATATTATTAGTTGAATCGATACTCAAATAATGTCAACCTTAATCTCTTTACTAGAGGCACTACTTTATGAGGTGCATTCAGACAGCAGTTTCAGATATACCTTCTCTGCTGGCCAGTTGTAAATCATCGACATCATCTCCCCCTTATCCTTTGCACTGAAATACATCCCACGGGGTCGTCTGAACAGACCACTGTAATTTTCACAGACCAAGCCGACAGTGGGGGTGTATATTATCGGTGCAAAATCCTTGATATTGTCAATTAGCACCTGGCAAAAAGAGCATATATTACCATATAAGCACTCAAAATACAGGTCAATCGCCAATTAGCCATTGTatcattttttttttccaaacacGATACTGCACTAAGGGCTCACCCTGTAGTACAACGTCTCGTTCCGGTCGTGCAGCCTATTGAGGATCCTCCATTTGGCCAGCGCGACGATGGAGTCTGGCTCGCCCCGCGTGTTGTGCTCCAGCGACCGGAAAGAGTTTACTGCAACGAAGCAAGCACGCGCATATAAGTCATAACGCGTCGCATGAGCAACGACAGATTCCGTGATCCCGCAACCCATTCGGCGCGCCGCAAACGCGACGAATAAGTTAACACAGACGCAAAAGGGAAGGGCGACTCACTGAATCGCTCGTACTGCTGCTCGGAGGACATGACCCGCGGCGGGAGCAGGCCGCGGAGGCCGAGGCGGTCGCGCTCCGTCATGGGGAACGCCGTGTCCTGCGCCCAAATGGAATGGAAGCCCCGGTAAGCTGAAACCGCATCGAGTCCGCGCGCAACCGCGAGATCGGGTGTTGGGGGGACTCAGCGTGTGGCTGGCTACCTACCTTGTTGTACCACGGATCGTGGAGGATGTCGTTGCCGCGCTTGTGCACGATGCAGGGCCCCGgcacggcggcgccggcgggcgCCGGGGGAGCGGACGACGACAGGAGGCGCCGGACCTGCGCCGACCGCCGCGTCGCCAAACGCCACATCGCGGGCGAGATCATCTGACACGACGCTCGGTCAGTTGGTCCAAATCCAATGCTCGGCACTGCAGGTCTGCAGCCGCGTCCGACACGGTGCGGTGCGGTGCGATGGTGGTGGCCGAGGCCCCTAGCTCCTGGGAGATTTGAAGGGGAGGCGTCGCCGCGCGGTGCGGGCACCCGCGGTGAGAGCAGGAGGAGAGGAGGCCCCGGTCGGGGCGGGAGGGTATGGGTGGGGTGGGTGGTGGAGGCCAGGAGCCTGGACCCAGGAGGGCGGACTGCGGAGGGGGTGATGCTGGTGTCTGAATCGTGATGCGAAATGCGAAATGCGAAATGCGAACGCGATGCGGCGCGCAAACGAGCGCACGACCGCGGCAGGCGCAGGTCGTGCCTCGTGGAGTCGTGGAACGCGCGGGGAGGAGCCGGGGAGGAGAGGGGGCCAGGTCGCCGGGGTCAGAAGGGGGGTgagaggtggcggtggaggagtgGACGCGGGCCGGGACGCGGCTCTACTAGTGAAGGCGTTGTCGGCGACGACTTCCGCACCGTGACTATGGGTCTACTTGGGAGGGTGGCTGAGGCCGGCTTGGCCCGCCCGTCTGACCAGGCCAGGCCAGGTTTGCTTCCAGTGGTGCAACAGCTTTTGTTTGGCATCTATTGTTAAACGGGTCAGACTCATTTAAGATTGTGTTTGTTTGCACACATACAACTAAGCAGCCAACTAACTATAACTATCAAACTGAGATTGTGTTTGGTTGTTGGCTGCCTCGGCCAGACCTATAATCAGGATGCACAAATACAGTTATAGCAATGGAATAAGCAAGAGTTATAGATCTATTACAACAGTTTTGATCAAGTAAGCCATACAATTAGTGCTGTTAACAACATTAGGCCTCAGACAAATTAACAGTTGATCAATCCATAACATAGCTAGCTACACGGTACAATTAAAGAAGTAAGCAAGGAAGAACATGTCTATTTGCAGCATAGTCAGCCACCAAAGATAAGTTTGTGAAGCCCAGCATATGTAGAAGATCACAAAAATGGATTACACAAACAAAAAGCACATGTAGGCAGCTAATGCACCCATCCATTTTGTCATCATTGGCCTAATTCCCATAGTTACAAAAGTACCAATGAAGTAAGACAAAATAACAACATCAACACCCTAATCAGTAAGCAGCAGACCTTGAACAACACATAGGAGATAGGAAATGAAAATAGATGACCGAAATTAGTAAGACACAGCAGCAGCTCATCCATTATGCACCCATCACAGGCCTAAGTGGggcgattgggcaatcatggttgtcatgcccctatgatggaaattatttcggttttcaaaggatggacgacaaggttaaggatggactagttctaagtgtcgtttgaagTTAAAGAGacgcttagagtagtttaggactttgttttttctttggccatactattaaggggggtatggacgagtagcttgacctaggtgagtctagtggattAGGTATGGtgtacacttgctaaatctagcactaggtagctcctaaaaagcccttagatcagttggagcaaacttcattcacgtatgatcgagagttggaagtgaatagagggtcaaatgctgaccggacactggcttcggtgtgactggacgctagctcagagtccggtcagttcatttgatcaaggtgattatgtctggtgcgaccggacgctgagaggtgaacgaccggacgctgggtgccagcgttcggtcgactccagtaaggttctagagaggaaaaatcatgaccagacgtgttcggtcacaacttaaacactggagtttaggGAGagttgaccagagcgtccgatcaacatgaccggagcgtccggtcaccccgtagagacacataacagtttgttttgaatatgggtgtataaatacttccttcaTTCATGTGAggggatacttttgctcattccaacaactgagaaacatctttgagagtgccaagaagaacaaggtcctagtgaggtgattgagatttaagaatcctaaagagagcccttattagtgaaagtaagagtagcaaagtgtgcatccacccttctcattaggcttgttatggtcaagtgagagttcgtgcttgttactcttggtgatcgccatcacctagatgacttggtggtgattgagagtttggtgatcatccgacgaagcttttggatgacccaactcaagttgtgagcggttgtgggtgattcaccatgacggagtgtcaaagaattaacccgtagagagcacttgatccttgcacggatcaagagggagctacacccttgcgtgggtgctccaacgaggactagtggggagtggtgactctctgatacatcggcaaaacatcgccgtgttccttcttctctctttattttgagcatttactttaagcaattcaattcttgtcatttactttcatagaattgccatgctaaagtaggattaggacataggttgctaaacttttgtgcggtagatcaatagaaacactttctaggcataaggggttaattgggctaaccgtagaacttaattattgcaaagaaatttagaattagcccaattcaccccctctcttgggtatcttgatcatttcaattggtatcggagccttgtgctcacatttttagacttaaccgtctcgagaaagatgtctcatggggatggtcctcctcctatctttgagggggatgattttccatattggaaaatccacatggaggcgtatttagaaactctagatattggaatacttagagtcgcctcacaaggcttcccaaaacctcaggatgctacacacctacaaggcgatgaggtgaattacaagaaatggaatgcaaaggctcaaaacaccatctttagaggcctttgcaaagatatgtttaaccaggtaaggaaccacaaggacgcccatgcactatggtcggacatttgtgcgctccatgagggaacaaagagcgagcatgagaaacgctatcatcttgtcatgaaaaagttaaattgatttgagatgcttcctacaGAGAGTGTtaatgaaatatactcacgcttgaatgttcttgtagaggaggttaatgggcttggacttactcaaatgcaaccatccgatgttgtaagaaaaatcttgagtgtcctccccattgagaaatatgggcatattgtgaccatgcttcatcaaggtgatatttccaccgctacaccaacataaatcttggaaaagatcaatactcatgagatgtacatgcacattacaccacaagatgactcatcctctactaagaagaaagaaaaagacttagcattcaaagctagccaagagaagggcaaagcaggAATTGAGTATaaaagctcaagtgatgatgaagtagatgatgcaagtcttgctctcatggtgagaagaaccgccaagatgctaaagaggctcaacaagagtggcatcaagtttgatgggaagaaaaagaagttcttcactagctctagaaggaagccaatcttggagatggattgctacaattgtggagaacttagtcatctagcacaccaatgcacaaagcccaagaaagacaagtacaagaacaagtataggggcaagaaagatgactcaagtaatgaagaagaagatgaaaagaagaaaagcaagccatacaagaagaaagatggcaagaagaaggacttccacaagaagaagaagaatgggaaggcctacattgtcggtgattggctcacggacattgattcatctagttgctcatctgatgatgatagtgataatgagaaggtggccacaattgtgattgactcttcatcatcttcatcgacaccaccgctatcatcctctacacagctatgccttatggccaagggtgaacgaaaggtatcaaatgataatgatagtagtagtgatgatcatgctaacaatgatgattgtgatagtgatagtgatgatgatgaatttgaatcactttcatatgatgagcttgtcaaattgctaaacaaatatactaggatcattagaaagactagagctaagaatgacaagctagaagctaagaataattctcttttagctaaatgtgatgtagccgaaaaggctagtgttgagcttagaggagcaaatgatgctatatcatccaaactcaaggagctcaaatcttctaagaaagagcttaaagaaaaatatgataaacttgagataatacacaatgagctcatcactagtcacaacatgctaaaagaagaatatactactcttaagattaatcatgataatcctGTCATTggtcaagaatttttatccaatgagccacatgatgctactaacaatattattaagattgatatagctacatcatgtgataatttgatcattgagagcattgagcaaagttctagtagcaagggcaagcaagtggttgagaccgatagttatgatgagtatgtcaagctcaagaatgacaatgaaaagctaaagaaagatcttgaagagcacaaaaccaccaacaccatagtgctagaaactcttgatcatgatagtgatttgattcttgagaatgagaagttaaaagaagggaacaagaagctcaaggaagagaaaaataatgatgcactcaaggaagagaacaagaagctcaaattagagaaagagcatctcaagattggattgagcaagttcacaagaggcaagcatcttcaaagtgagctactaatgaacaccaccatgaagatggatagaagtggcattgggtacttggcaaaccaagagaagaaggctcaagctcaacaacaacccaagtcaaagccaaagccaaagccaaagccaaagagatgttttaagtgtggacaagaaggccactttgcccatgagtgccaaactccaccaccacaacccttgcccaagcatgctagaccttttgcttttaatgctcattacatgcttagaaaggattctagtggaaagatgaaagtcatgttcttaggacctcccaataagaatagacctaagaaaatttaggtagcaaagtcacttgttgagaaggtgaagagccctcaataagtttgggttcctaaagcttgatctcttgtgtgtaggtgaactacaagatcggtgaacgtcattgggttattgatagtggttgcacacaacatatgaccggtgatcctcgtatgttcacctcactagatgaagaagtagatggacaagaaagaatcacatttggagataattcaaagggcaagattaaaggattggacaaagtagcaatatcaaatgatcattctatctcaaatgtgctatatgttgcttaaTTGAGCTTTAACtttctatccattggacaattgtgtgatcttggcttcaaatgcttgtttaccgagaaggaagttattgtatctaagaaggatgatgatcaagtgatattcaaaggatttagatacaacaacctatatctagtggacttcacctccgaagatgctaatttgaagacttgcctattcaccaaaacaacacttgggttgctatggcataaaagacttgctcatgttgggatgagctcactcaagaagctaatgaagaataatttggtgagagggttaaagaatgtgaagtttgagaaggacaagctttgtagtgcatatcatgccgacaagcaagttgcaaatactcatccaacaaaagctttcatgtcaaccacaagagtgctagaactctttcacatggacttatttggaccaacaacatacaagagtttgggaggaaatctttattgtcttgtgattgttgatgactattcaagatacacatgggtgttctttcttcatgacaaatctgaagttgcatcatgcttcaagaagattgccaagagagcacaaaatgagtttgaagtgaagctcaagaagattagaagtgacaacggcaaagaatttgacaacacaaacaagaAGCCTATTGttatgaagttgggatcaagcatgaggtctctgcaacatatactcctcaacaaaatggtgtagttgagagaaagaaccggacattgatcatactagcaagaacaatgcttgatgagtacaacactcccgaagctctatgggcagaagctatcaacacagcatgctatgcatccaaccgcctattccttcgaaagtttcttggcaagacaccttatgagttgctcaatgggaagaagtcagacgtctccttctttagggtgtttggttgcaaatgctacatctacaagaagcggcaacacctagagaagttttaaagacgttgtgatattggttttcttgttggttactcatcaaagtccaaagcatatagagtatttaattatgccaccaacttggttgaagaaacatatgatgtggaatttgataaatctaatggctcccaaggagcacatgagaatcttgatggtgtaggtgatgaaccattgagggaggctataaagaacattccggttggagacatcaagcctaatgatgatgaagatgatgtacaagtgatcaatcctccttcatcaagtgtgccacaagatggtgaaaaagatggaagagtagaaaataaagatactcatatctcccatgagtaaatggtgacacaagcacaagatgttgatgctccacattctcctcctcaagtggttgatataAGAAACTCActtctactacaagctcatccacaagatcttatcatagggagtccatcaaagggagtaatgactcgatcttaaaagcttgcttcatttattgaacatcactcttttgtctcttgctttgagcctactaaggtagaagaagttcttcaagttccggattggataaacgccatgcatgaagagttgaacaacttcacccgtaatgaagtttggactcttgaagagtgaccaaaaggtgcaagagtcattggaacaaaatgggtgttccacaacaagcaagatgatcaaggcattgttgtgagaaacaaggcaagactagttgcaaaggagtTCTctaaagttgaaggtttggattttgaagagacctttacaccggttgcaagactagaagccattcgtatcctccttacata
It encodes:
- the LOC136535695 gene encoding NAD-dependent malic enzyme 59 kDa isoform, mitochondrial-like produces the protein MISPAMWRLATRRSAQVRRLLSSSAPPAPAGAAVPGPCIVHKRGNDILHDPWYNKDTAFPMTERDRLGLRGLLPPRVMSSEQQYERFINSFRSLEHNTRGEPDSIVALAKWRILNRLHDRNETLYYRVLIDNIKDFAPIIYTPTVGLVCENYSGLFRRPRGMYFSAKDKGEMMSMIYNWPAEKVDMIVVTDGSRILGLGDLGVQGIGIPIGKLDVYVAAAGINPQKVLPIMLDVGTNNQKLLEDKLYLGLRQPRLEGEEYLAVVDEFMEAVHARWPKAVVQFEDFQMKWAFETLQRYRNRFCMFNDDVQGTAGVALAGLLGAVRAQGRPLQDFTNQKIVVVGAGSAGIGVLSMAKQAMLRMPGIHRTGEGHNQFWVLDKDGLITKARKDLDSAVARFARGFGPDEVPDLPEGASLVEVVKKVKPHVLLGLSGVGGIFNEEVLKAMKESDSPRPAVFAMSNPTTKAECTPDDVFKHVGENAIFASGSPFSDVSLGNGKTGYANQANNMYLFPGIGLGALLSGARHISDGMLQAAAECLASYITDDEIRKGILFPSVSSIRHITAHVGAAVVRAAVAEDLAEGCCDVGPRELGSMSESEAVDYVARKMWYPIYSPLVSDK